The DNA segment tgaATGTGAGGACCTGACTAGATCCACCTTCTTCACcgcagtgatgacctttgttcACCAAATAATGAATGACCTGGACCGCCTCCAAAGAGATCTTGCACGTAGGCCCGTGgggagaccgactgatgtcccgcgggcccctggAGTAGTTTTGGAAGCAattatgtattcttgattttgTTTTCGAGTATGTATTTCAGTTTCCATTTCTAAAGTCTATTTCAAgtctatttttttagtttttcaatTCTTAGAAATGTATGATGGAGTCATTGTAATAGAAATATTATAAGTTTTaatgaaaaatttaaaaaacccaaaattgtttctttcttttattttcgcatttattccttgaactacatgatgatctgattcacgcggcatcgtgatacggaTCCGGTCATGGTTTTTcataactcaaataaaagaggaaacaagaaaaaaagagaaaaaaagaagagagaaaacaagaaaaagagagaaaacgagaaaaagagagaaaacaagaataaGAGAGAAAACAATGAGAgagtgaaaagaaaagagagcaaataataaaagtgccaaaaagaaaagaaagatgcaAAGGTTTGGAAAATAGACCAAAGCCGGGATGAGACATGCAACCGTGGCCAAACATGTAGAAaagcatttaactgttaggtgcattACATCCCAACGTGTGAtaccctatgtgttaattgcctcaaactaaccggtttgttgtGTCTACTGTTAAGATTAGGTTCTATtctttaaggtggttggtttagtggtaacctggcttcgcaCTCGTACTTTACAAGGTCCAAAGGAAGTGTCAAAATGATGTCAGAAATTCGCCCCCAGGCTCTGGTATCGGGAGTGTCTTCCAACATATTCACCGCACTACCAACTTTAGCTACGATATATCCAACCTTGCCTAGGACAAGTTTTGAGCCATCATCCTTTACTTTCCTAACACCGCCCTTTCCATCGGACACGGCTCATGTCACCCTAAACTCCTACCCTCAAAAACCTCGGTATGAGTTTACCGCTGGACAAGAAAGAGCGACAAAGAATCCCGAGTAGGAGGAAATCACTCAAAAAATGAAAAGCATGAAACAAAGCCTCAAGAATATACAAGGCTTAAGTGGCCAGAAAAGTGTTTCCAATGCTGACTTGTGCATGTTACCGCATGTTCATCTGCCCATCAGTTTTAAGACTCCCAAGTTTGAAACATATGACGGACATGGGGACCCCATAGCTCACctaaaaaggtattgcaatcagttGAGGGGAGCGGGTGAAAAAGAAGAGCTCCTAATGGCTTACTTCGGGGTAAGTCTAGTTGGAATTGCATCcaaatggtatatggaccaagacatctcCCACTGGAGCATATGGGATGACTTGGCCCGAGACATTGTTAAACAGTTCCAGTACAATGTGGACATAGCTCCGGATAGAAAATCTTTATCTAATCTCAAGAAAACGTCTTCAGAGAACTTCCGGGAGTACACCGTCAAGTGGCATAAACAAGCTGCCAGGGTGAAACCCCTAATGGATGAGACCGATATGGCCAGTGTCTTCCTGCAAGCCCAAAAGGCTGattacttccaaaatatgatgttcGCTATGGGCAAGCCATTTGcggaaatggtagagaatggtttgaaaacgagTTGTATCCTGAGCCAGTCGGCTATAAGAGCTACATTTCAAGCAATCCAGAGGGGGTCAGGGGGCGCGGCAAGccggaaaaagaaagaagaagtggaaATGGCGGCTTCAAGTCTAAGAAACCCACGTCAGCCCCGAGGTTACTTCCCTCCAAACACCCCGCAACATTATTATCCTCACCAGGATGTGGCTTATGCTATGACTCCTCAGTCTTAGACGATGATGAATGCCCAGCCATATGCTCGGCCACAACAACAGTTTaaccaaaaccgagctctacctcctagaaataacccttctcaccaagctccatataatcctcatcccctacaaaataattttccataTGTTGCCCATTCCTATGAGCCACCCAGAAGAACAAATTTCACATCcattggtgagtcatattccaGCCTCTTCCCAAAGTTGGTCCAAATGGGTCTATTGCATCTCATACCTCCAAATAGGCAAAATCTAGAGTTGCCCTTCTACCGACATGGTACCCGATGTGCTTATCATTCAAGAGTAGAAGGTCACGACATTGAGGATTGTTGGACCCTAAAAAGGGTAGTTGAAAACCTGATAGAACAAAAACGAGtagtgctaagggatgaagaGGTCCCCAATGTAACCAACAACCCATTACCAGCTCACAACAATGGGCTGATTATTGGGATGATCTGTAAAGATAAAGAGTTTCACCCGGCTTTGAAAGTTATCATTGCTATTGCCGATGTTGAAAAGAATCCCAAAACGGTAGAAAAGCAAGCTAAGGATGAGAAGAAAAACAATTCCATTCCTCAAAACGTAGAAAAGGTTGTGGAAACCAAGACCGGGGCAGTACCTCCTAAATATGCCATTCTATATGTTCCCAGGGAACCCAGGAAAGAACTATTTGTGTTGAGTCCCCCCAAAAGATTTGAGCAGAATAAGGTCACACCGATGGTATCGAAGATGTAAGTATCAAGGGAATTATGTGGTGcgggggccaataatttcacCCAGGTTGACTGAGCCCATGATTATCAGCCGCGCACCACAGAAGCCCATGAAGGATCCCACTGCTGTcccctggaactacaacaaagcGGTAGTGACgtgcaaaggaaaagaaatcgtATGGGAAGTAAATGAAACAAACCCTGTTTGAGAAATACCTCAATCTGGAAGAAGTGAAAAATGCCAAACATAAGCGTTTTCCGCTTAAAAAGCCAGTCTGTACTGAAGAGGCTAAGGAATTCTTTTGAAAAATTAAAACCTCGGACTATGATGTAATTGACCAACTCTGGAAGTCTCCctcccagatctcactattgactTTACTGATAAGTTCGAATGAGCATCAGAAAGTGATGATAAAGACCCTCAATGAAGCATATGTTCCAATTGACACCACTGTTGAGCAACTGGAAAGAATGGCGGAATGATTTTTTGAAGTCAACAGGATCTCATTCAGCCGAAATGACTTGCCTCCAGAAAGGGCTAcccacaacaaagctcttcattTGATTGTTAAGTGTGAAGGATACTACGTGAAAAGAGTCATGTTAGATGGCGGATCTGGGGTTGACATCTACCCTCTAtcaactttgcaaagaatggaaattgggactgagAGAATCCGGCCCAACAATGTTTACGTACGTGCATTTGAAGGCATCAAAAGAGACACAATAGGGGAGATTGCTTTGATCTTAATTATTGGTCCTGTGGATTTTGAAGTGACATTTCAGGTCTTGGACATGGATACCTCCTATAATTTTCtcctaggaaggccttggatccatgtgGCAAGGGCCGTACCTTCTACTCTACAGCAAATGGTTATGTTTGAACACAAAGATCAGGAAATTGTGGTTCATggagaagatgagcaatcaatttacAGGGACCTGTCAGTCCCATGTATGGAAGGCTAAAGAAGGTAGCGAGCACATAGTCTgccaagcttttgagattgtggtCGCATACCAATGTGAGGAAGGAACCCCGTGTCCTAAACTCTTTTTGTCCAACGCATAAATCATGGTTGCCAGTGAGATGATTAGGCATGGCTACAAGCTCGGGAAAGGGCTCGgggcatctttgcaaggcattacgGAGCCCATCACTTGATTGCCAGTGAGAACTTCTTTGGTGTCGGTTTCCAAGCTACAGAAGCTGGCGTGAAATAGGCTAAAGAACGTAAGAACGATGGGTGGGTTCTACCTTAGCTGGTCCCGCATCTTGTCAGAACTTTTGTTAAACCAGGGTACAAAGAGgaggaagatgaggccttcacggctGAAGAAATTGAGGACATCTGTGGGGAAATGAGGCAAATGTTATATGAGGCTCATATGATCCAGCCGGGTGAAGGCTCGAACACTGCTCAGGTGCAGTATATAGGTCCCAATGCAAGCTTCAAAATTGAAAGGCTACTTTATTTCCAGTCAGGCAGGAATCCCGGTAGTTCAGttttgccatcttttctgcattccgagttatttcagggtgtaacttgAATGTctttagtttattgtctttaaaattccaatgtaaacccttctatcttaaaatttaatgaaatgaaatcaatatttcatcgtctgTGAATcgctttctttattctttctaattttgttatttttcttatttcttctttcagttctaataattcTGACATAAATAATATggcatgcttgcggacttcatgcccagatcctaacaCGTTGTCttactgtgaaataatgaaccaagaatcagaatatgataaagatgaggcttttagggaaataaaccgagaattggaacaatttgagaataagcctaagccaaacttaaatgaaactgagccagttaatttgggtagttcagaaGAGGTCCAAGAAACGATGATAAACATTCACACTGAggaaagaactagggatgcattgatccaacttttgttcgaattcaaagatgtgtttgcctggtcctatgatgatacGCCAGGACTGAGTGTTGTTTTAGTGGTACACAAATTGCCAACTTACCCCGGTTACCCCCATGTTCAACAAAAGAGGAGAAAGTTTAAAATGGaaatcagtgacaagattaaagaagaagtcaccaaataGCTGAAAGCGggtgtgatccgagtggtccgatacaccacatggttggctaatgtggtcctAGTACCAAAGAATGATGGCAAAACCCAagtgtgtgttgactattggAATTTGAACAAAGcgagccccaaggacaactttccattaccagacatccacatccttgttgacaactATGCCAAACAtaagatacagtctttcgtagattgttatgctgggtatcatcaagtcctgatggatgaagaagatgcagaaaagacggcctTCACCACACCTTAGGGTACTTACTATTCTATGGTCAttccttttggtttgaagaacgccggggcaacttacatgagagctatgacttccatctttcatgacatgatgcaccaagaaatcgaggtttatgtggacgatgtgatcattaaatcaagaacgtaggacgaccatgttcgggatttgagaaagttcttttaGCGTCTGCGTAAGTATGACTTAAAGTTAAATCCAGctaagtgtgcatttggagtacCATCCAAGAAACTTTTGGGGTTTGTAGTTAGttggaggggcatcgagttagatccaacaaagataaagtctattcgggatttacctcctccgagaaccaagaaagaggttatgagtctattgggaaggtagaattacatcagcagattcatTGCTTAGTTGACCTCCACATGTGAACCTATATTTAAGCTTTTGAAGAAAGATGCGGTTATTAGATGGACATATGAGTGTCAAGAatctttcgacaaaatcaaagaatatctatcGAATCCGCCAGTTTTGATCCCACCCGAACCTGGAaggcctttgtttttgtatttgacagtcttggaaaattccttTGGGTGTGTactcgggcaacatgatgtgaccggaaaGAAAGAACATGCCATATACTACttaagcaagaagttcactagttatgaagtcaaatacactttgttggaaagaacttgttgcgccCTAACGTGGGTCACTCAGAAGtttaggcattacttgttggcctacaccacttacctcataaccagatTTGATCCCTTGAAATACATATTCCAAAAGCCGATGCTCATATGAAGGTTAGAAAAATGGAAAATCCTGCTCACCGAGTTCGAAatatagtctatgtcacccgcaagGCAATGAAAGCTCAAGATTTAGCAGATCACctagctgagaatcctgttgatgacgAATATTAGCCTCTGAGTACTTACTTTCCGGATgaggaagtaaattcagttgaggtaattCCAAAGGACactaatgcttggaaaatgtttcgatggagctgtgaatacaaaaggtgtcgggattggggcaattttgatttcgccaaCTGGTCAACACTATTCAGCCACAGCCCGACTTTGGTTTTTTTGCACGAACAACACTAtagagtatgaagcttgcattataGGCATGAACATGGCAACCGATCAGAatgtggaagaattgttaatcatgggagattcagacttgATTATCCGATAagctcagggtgaatgggaaactcgggatgtcaagatTATTCCATACAGGCAATATGTCAAAGATCTTAGCAAACAGTTCAAGTTcgtcgagttcaggtacattcctcggtttcacaatgagttagccgatgcactagctactttggcctcgatgctgccatatCCAGGTAATATCCATATTGACCCACTAGTAATCCAAATCAGAGAAAGACATGGTTATTGCAGCATAGTTGAAATAAAGGCTgatgttcagccatggtatcatgatatcaaaagattcttgaaaataaatgaatatcccgagcaagctagtagagaccaaaagagaaccattaaaAGGCTCGTTAGTGGCttcttcttgagcggagaggtcttgtacaaaaggactccagatatGAACCTTCTAAGATGTGTGGATGGCCaagaggccggaagaatcatgaatgaagtgcacgcaggagtgtgcagtccccatatgaatggatacgtacttgcaaagaaaatccttcgagcaggttattactggatgactatggaaaaggattgcttcagttttgtccgaaagtgtcatcagtgtcaggtacacggtgacttgattcatgcaccgccttcAGAATTACATCTTATGTTAGCACCGTGGCCGTTCATTGCTTAGGGTATGAATGCCATTGGGCCAATCGTGCCAAAatcttcaaatgggcatagattcatactagttgccattgactacttcacaaagtgggtcgaagcagtcactctcaaagctgtcactaagaaagcagtggtggattttgtgcattccaacattatctatcgttttggtattcctaaaactatcattacagataatgctgcaaacttgaacaATCATTTGATGAGAGagatatgcgaacaatttaagatcGCGTATCAGAATTCTACCCCTTATTGGCCCAAAGCCAACGGtgctgttgaagcagcaaacaagaacatcaagaagattcttagaaaattgattcaaagttctagacaatggcatgaaaagttgttgtttgcattgttgggatatcgcacaactGTGCGCACATCAGTTGGAGCAACACCCTATCTATTGGTTTGTGGCACTAAAGccgtgatacccgcagaagttgaaattccatctctcCAAATCTTCattgaagctgagattgaggataatgagtgggtcaagacccgtctagaacatctaaccctgattgatgaaaagcgaatggctgcaGTTTGCCACGGGCAATTCGATCAACAAACAATGGCcagtgcctacaacaagaaagtgcggcctaggaattttgaagtggggcaagTCATTCTAAGACGTATTCTCCCGCATCACAAGGAAgtaaaaggaaagtttgctccaaactggaagggtccatacattataagaaaattgcTACCAAGGGGGGCGTTGtacttgggagacattgaagAAAATGACCCTGAAACAGTTGTCAATGCAGACGCGGTCAAAAGGTATTACGTTTAACCCTTCTGCGGTACCAATATTATCCGATTGAAGtgatgaaggctttcattctctctATCCCAAACAATTCAACCCTTTGCCAACCTTTTGAGCCGGTTACCTTTCCTTGATTATCCTCTTTGGAACCCAAAAacgtttgcaaaaaaaaaaaactcaaaaacaaaattttcctgaact comes from the Nicotiana sylvestris chromosome 4, ASM39365v2, whole genome shotgun sequence genome and includes:
- the LOC138889870 gene encoding uncharacterized protein, whose product is MKSMKQSLKNIQGLSGQKSVSNADLCMLPHVHLPISFKTPKFETYDGHGDPIAHLKRYCNQLRGAGEKEELLMAYFGVSLVGIASKWYMDQDISHWSIWDDLARDIVKQFQYNVDIAPDRKSLSNLKKTSSENFREYTVKWHKQAARVKPLMDETDMASVFLQAQKADYFQNMMFAMGKPFAEMVENGLKTSCILSQSAIRATFQAIQRGSGGAASRKKKEEVEMAASSLRNPRQPRGYFPPNTPQHYYPHQDVAYAMTPQS
- the LOC138889871 gene encoding uncharacterized protein, whose amino-acid sequence is MSKILANSSSSSSSDNAANLNNHLMREICEQFKIAYQNSTPYWPKANGAVEAANKNIKKILRKLIQSSRQWHEKLLFALLGYRTTVRTSVGATPYLLVCGTKAVIPAEVEIPSLQIFIEAEIEDNEWVKTRLEHLTLIDEKRMAAVCHGQFDQQTMASAYNKKVRPRNFEVGQVILRRILPHHKEVKGKFAPNWKGPYIIRKLLPRGALYLGDIEENDPETVVNADAVKRYYV